CTTCGAATCCTCAGACCACGAAAACGGACCTCGAGATCTCCGAGGCGATGGCCACCTATTGGACGAACTTTGCGAGGTACGGCGATCCCAACGGGGCAACGGTTCCGGAGTGGCCGGCCTTTAGCGAGACCAACCCTGTTGTCATGTACTTCCGTCAGACACCGCACACGGGGCCGGTGCCGAGCGTCGGGTCGTTGAAGATACTCGATGCATATTTCCGCTGGCGGCGGACACCTGAGGGAGAAGCGTGGGCCAGATGAGATCGCGCCCCGGTGTGATCGAACTGCTTCCTGCACCCCCGCCCGTGCACATGGAACAACACTTCTGAAGACGATAATGGTCATCGATGATATGTGCTCCGTCGTCAACTGTTCAGGAAAGGGATTCAAGGCATGAAGATATCACCGTTGACCACCGCAGTACTTCTCTGGGTGATCGCCGTCGCGGCCAATGCTCAACCGTATCAGAGAACCGACAGTGGCGTGCGATTGACGATCCGATCGACGACGACAGAGATTCAGTTCACCAGTCCTTCTCTGGTGAGGGTGCTGAAATCGCCTCAGGGAACATCCTTCGTGAAAAAGAGCCTTTCGGTCATTCAGGCCCCGCAACACGTGCCTTTTGACCTGCGGCAGGCCGGCGACGAGTTGTTCCTCAATGCCGAACGACTCCATGTGCGTCTGAACCTCACGAGCGGAACGATCGCCTTTACCAGCGCTTCGGGAGAGCTGTTGTTGTCTGAGAAGGAATCCGGGGCGGGGTTCACGCCGCGGGATGATGCCGGAACGAAGACCTTCACCGTCGTTCAGGCATTTCGTCTTGAGAACGACGAACCGATCTACGGACTGGGGCAGCAACAGAAAGGGAAGATGAATCACCGCAATGATACCCTCTCCATGATCCAGGGGAATACCGACGACTATGTTCCGTTCTTCGTGTCGGCGAAAGGATATGGACTGTTCTGGGACAACACGTCGCCGACGACATTTGCCGATGACACGTCATCCACGTCGTTTGCGTCGGAGGTGGGTGACTGCATCGACTACTATGTCATGGTTGGGTGGCAATGCGGATGGCGTTATCGCTCAGATGCGCGATCTGACGGGGCAGGTGCCCATGTTCCCGCTCTGGTCCTACGGCTACTGGCAAAGCAGAGAGCGATACAAAAGCCAGTTCGAGACCGTCGACGTCGTCAGAAAATACCGGGAGCTGGGTGTTCCGCTCGATGGCATCATCCAGGACTGGCAGTATTGGGGAGACAACTTCCACTGGAATGCGATGGAATTTCTTAATCCCCAGTTTCCTGAGCCGAAGAAGATGATCGACAGCGTGCATGCGATGAATGCGCATATCGCCATCTCGGTCTGGGCATCGTTTGGTCCGCACACCAAACAGTTCGACATCATGAAGAAGAAGGGGATGCTGTTCGATATTGGAACCTGGCCAATGAGTTCGAAAGACGAGTGGCCACCCGATCCGAAGTTCCCTTCGGGTGTCAAGGTGTATGACGTGTATAACCCTGAGGCCCGGGATATCTTCTGGGAGCATCTGAACGAAGGGGTCTTTTCGCTTGGGATGGACGGATGGTGGCTTGATTCGTCGGAGCCCGACCACATGGACTTCAAGCCCTCCGATTTTGACACCAGGACGTATCTCGGGTCGTTCCGGAAGGTGCGGAACGCCTTTCCGTTGATGCACGTCGGTGGTGTGTACGACCACCAGCGTGCGACATCATCCGCCAAGCGCGTGTTCATCCTCACGCGGTCGGCGTTTGCCGGTCAACAACGGTACGGAGCGAATACCTGGTCGGGTGATATCGTGTCATCGTGGAAGGCGCTGCGGGAGCAGATCTCCGCCGGACTCAACTTCTCGCTTTCCGGGATGCCGTACTGGAATTCCGATATCGGCGGGTTCTTCCTTTGGAATTTCCCCCGTAAGCTTGAGGATCCGAATTACCGCGAACTCTACGTCCGTTGGATGCAATTCGGCGGTTTCAGCCCGATGATGAGATCGCACGGCACCGATGCCCCGCGCGAGATCTATCAGTTCGGCAAGAAAGGCGAAACGATCTTTGATGCGATCAACAAGGCCATCGAGCTGCGCTATGCTCTCCTGCCGTACATCTATGCGACGTCGTGGGACGTGACGGCCCATCAATCCACCATGACTCGGGCGCTGGTGATGGACTTCGCTGCGGACCGGAATGCCCTTGATCTGAACAACGAATACATGTTCGGGAAGTCGCTGCTGGTGTGTCCCGTCACAGAGCCGATGTATGTCGATTCGACCGGCAGCGGCAAGGACGTGCGCCGGTTTGCGACATTCACCACGGTCAAGTCAGTCCCCGTCTATTTGCCCTCCGGTGGAGCGTGGTATGATTTCTGGTCGGGTGCAAGATACGCTGGTGGCGTCACCGTGCAGAAAGCGGCGCCGATCGACATCATCCCTCTCTATGTTAAAGCCGGTTCGGTCATACCCATCGGACCCAGGGTCCAGTATGCGGAAGAGAAGACCTGGGACCGTCTCGAAGTCCGCGTGTATCCCGGGGCTGATGGCCAGTTCACGTTGTACGAGGATGAGAAGGACAACTACAACTACGAAACCGGAGCATATGCCACCATACCGTTCTCCTGGAACGAAGCTGCGCAAACCCTGACGATCGGTGATCGGATCGGTTCGTTCCCCGGAATGCTCACGGATCGGACCTTCAATATCGTCTGGGTTTCCCCACGCAGTGGAGTCGGGATGGCGCCTGCGGCGGCCTATGACGCCGTTGTGAGGTACAGCGGGAAGAGGGTTGTGATTCAACGATGAACGAATTGCCCGGGGGGAGGTGGATCGATCAACAAGCCATCGGCAGAGCCGATGAGAACTACGGGAGAAACCTAAGCACGTGAAAGCGCTCAGATATCTTGCCCTGGCGTCAGCATGTTTCCTCAGCGGTGTTGCATGCGGCATTTCTCAGGAGATGCCAACGCGGTCGCGTCTCTTCGACGAGAACTGGAGATTTCTCCCGGGAGATCCCCCGTCAGCCGCCACCACCAACTATGATGACAGGAGTTGGCGAGCACTGGACCTGCCACATGACTGGAGCATCGAGGGGAAGTTCAGCCCGCACAACCCGACGGGGGGCGGTGGCGGCAATCTCCCCGCAGGTATTGGGTGGTACAGGAAAACATTCACGGTGCCCTCGGTCTGGACCGGCAAGCGCGTGTCGATATACTTCGAAGGCGTGTACATGAATGCCGAGGTCTTCCTGAACGGGCGGACTCTCGGAGTTCATCCGTACGGCTACACTGGATTCTGGTATGACCTCACGCCGTTGGTGGACTTCGGAAAAGACAATGTCATTGCGGTCCGGGTCGATAATTCCCGGCAAATGAACAGCCGTTGGTACAGCGGGTCCGGTATCTATCGCCATGTCTGGTTGCGCGTTACTGATCCTGTGCACGCTGGCTTCTGGGGAGTGGGGATTACAACGCCCGACGCGTCGCCTGAGTCGGCGACGGTGAAAGTCCGAACCCTCCTTCTCAACGAAGGTGATGTGCCACACAGCATCGTCCTGAAGACGGTGGTTCGGGACGCGAATGCCATATCCCGCGGTGAGGACCAGGTTCGTGTCGATCTTGGCGCACGAAGCGAGAAGACGGTAGAGCAAACGATGACACTGCTTAGACCCTCCCTCTGGTCACCGCAAAGTCCACATCTGTATCAGGCGACTGTGCAGGTGCTCAAGGACGGGAAAGTCGTTGACGAGACCAGAACGACGTTTGGGGTCCGGTCGATCGCGTATTCCGTTGAGAACGGCTTTCAGCTCAATGGCAAGACCGTGAAGCTGAATGGAGGGTGTGTGCATCATGACAATGGCTGTCTGGGAGCCGCAGCTTTTGACCGTGCCGAGGAGCGTCGGGTTGAATTGCTCAAGTCGGCAGGATTCAACGCGATCCGCACGTCGCACAATCCGCCTTCAACTGCGTTTCTTGACGCATGCGACAGATTGGGATTGATGGTCATCGATGAGGCGTTCGACGGATGGAAAGAGGGCAAAACCCCCTACGACTACGCCGTTGTCTTCAATGATTGGTGGCAACGCGATGTCGAAGCGATGGTTCTACGCGATCGCAACCATCCTTCCATCATCATGTGGAGCACCGGCAACGAAATCATCGAGCGGAAAAAAGCGGAAGCAATCGAACGGTGACGATGCTTGCGCACTGTGTCCGCAAGCATGATCCGAGCCGCCCG
This DNA window, taken from Ignavibacteriota bacterium, encodes the following:
- a CDS encoding carboxylesterase family protein — translated: SNPQTTKTDLEISEAMATYWTNFARYGDPNGATVPEWPAFSETNPVVMYFRQTPHTGPVPSVGSLKILDAYFRWRRTPEGEAWAR